GTAGCAAGAAACACCACACTAAATAAAGCATATTGAGTACGGTGTTTCACTGTATTATTAGTCGAACTAAAACTCATGGCTTTATTCTGACGACTGATGCCTTAATTCTATTTTAAGAATTATAGATAATACTTATGGTATAAACCTTCTGATAGAGAGACATAACAAAATGAAATTGTATTCTATTAACAATGTCTTTTTAGAGAAAATACTTGGAAGAAAGTATGGTTTTTTATCAATTATTTTAGTAGAGATAATTACTCAATATTTTTAACAAAAACAGAATGGAGCGAACAAATGAGGTTTGTCTTAAGACGCCGCAAGTTGGGTCAATTGATGGTCTTCAGTACAGTAGCGGCAACGATCGCTAATTTTGTAGAGAAAGCTGTAGCAGAAACTCAAGTCAAAAAAACTACTCCAATGCTGGCAACTTCCACTTCTGAAACTGTGAAGGTGACGCTGCAAGTGAACGGAACACCACATAATTTGCAAATTGAACCGCGTGTTACCTTACTTGATGCACTTCGAGAATATCTCGGACTAATTGGTACTAAAAAAGGTTGCGATCATGGTCAGTGTGGTGCTTGCACGGTGCTGGTTGATGGGCAACGGATTAATTCGTGCCTGACATTTGCAATTATGCACACCGATGCAAAAATCACAACTATTGAAGGGTTGGAGCAGGGAAACAATCTGCACCCGATGCAAGCCGCGTTTCTGTCCCGTGATGCGTTTCAGTGCGGCTACTGCACACCAGGGCAGATTTGTTCGGCGGTGGGTTTGGTGAATGAGGGACACGCCAAGTCGGATGCCGATATTCGCGAACTGATGAGCGGCAATATCTGCCGTTGTGGGGCTTATCCAAATATCGTGGCTGCTGTCCGCGATGTCTTAGAGGGAAAAAAAGATGCAGCCATTTAGCTATAAAAAAGCCGGA
This portion of the Nostoc sp. GT001 genome encodes:
- a CDS encoding 2Fe-2S iron-sulfur cluster-binding protein codes for the protein MRFVLRRRKLGQLMVFSTVAATIANFVEKAVAETQVKKTTPMLATSTSETVKVTLQVNGTPHNLQIEPRVTLLDALREYLGLIGTKKGCDHGQCGACTVLVDGQRINSCLTFAIMHTDAKITTIEGLEQGNNLHPMQAAFLSRDAFQCGYCTPGQICSAVGLVNEGHAKSDADIRELMSGNICRCGAYPNIVAAVRDVLEGKKDAAI